The following nucleotide sequence is from Paenibacillus odorifer.
CGATCCGGCCCTAACAAGACGGATTTCTGAGCTCTTCAAGGATAACAATCTTTCACATCAGCCCGTTCTGGGGCGAGGACTCGATCATGGAGTCTGGGTGATACTGAAAAAAATGTTCCCGAACGCCGACATTCCGGTAGTTGCTTTATCCGTCGATTCCCTGCGCTCTCCCAAGGAGCAATACAATATCGGGCGGATGTTAGCGCCGCTTCGTGACGAAGGCATACTGCTGATTGGAAGCGGTGGACTTGTTCACAATTTGCGGATGCTAAGTGAAAGTGAGCAGCCTGAGGATTGGGCACTTGAATTCGATGCCTGGATTGCCAAGGGACTAGAAGCCTGGGATTTGCCTTCACTTTTTGCGTATGAGAAAAAAGCTCCACATGTACGCGATGCGGTTCCTTCTTATGGAAGAGAGCATTTTGCACCTCTCTTTTACGCGATGGGAACAGCGGATGGCAGCAGGAAGGCAGAGCGTATTTTTCAGGCTTATCAGTATGGGACATTAAGTCTGAATTGCTGGAAGCTAGACTAACTGAATGAATAAGAGACCCGCAGGGTGCAGCCGCAATGGCTGTACCCTTTTTTTAATATAAGAATTTATCTATTCCATGCTATAAAATTTCCTTATGCTTGCTATGAAAAAGGGAGTAGGTAATCAAGACAAATGGGACTGACTGTGATTAAATGGAAGGAATCAGTGAGTTTCATAAAACGTTTAGGAGGAACTACAAGCTTATGAAAGTAAATTGCTCTTCTTCCCGTCTGTTATCTGCCATTGTATTGACCACCCTATTGCTCTCCGCTTGCGGAACACAGAGTGCAAATAATGAGATCACCCCGACACAGCAGCCTACCGCAGAGCCCACGCCTATCGAAACGATTCAACCCTCACCTACTATTGATCCCGCTGCTGAGCTCGTATCCGGATTAACAGGTCTTCCAGTTTCTGAAGACAGTCTTCCACGTCCCTTAGCCGTAATGATAAATAATGCTCCTGCCGCCCGGCCGCAATCGGGGGTTAGTGAAGCAGATATTTTGTATGAGATTCTTGCCGAAGGTGGCATTACGCGTTTGATTGGTATTTTTCAGAGCCATACAGGTGTGGTGAAAATCGGACCGATTCGCAGCATCCGCCCCTATCTGCTTGATATTGGCGAGAGCTATGGTGGTGTGACGGTGCATGCCGGAGGGAGTCCGGCGGCTTATGCCATTTTGCAAAAAGAGAAAAAAGAAGATATGGACGAGATCGGCCGTGCCGGAGCTTATTTTTGGCGGGATAAAGCGCGAAAAGCACCACATAACCTGTACAGCAACGCAGCCAAACTGCGGGAAGGTGCCGAGAAGCTTGGGTTTGCGCAAAGTGTGAAGGTGCCCGGGTATCTTTTTAATAATCCAGATTACATACCGGCGGATGGAGAGAAAGCCGCTGAATTTAGCATAAACTATCTGCTCAAAAGTTATAAAGTTGACTATAAATATGATCCTAAACGTCAGACCTATCAGCGTTATGTGAATGACAAACCTCATTTGGATCTAAATAACGATAATCCGGTGGAAGCGGCCAATGTTATGGTTATAGGAGCGGATCATAAAGTGCTTGATGATGTCGGAAGACTTCAGATTGATGTGGAGCTTGGCGGGGAAGCGTTGCTTTTTCAGCGGGGACAGGTCACCCAAGGCAGATGGTCGCGTGAACCAGGGGATGTGATCCGCTTTGTGAGGGATGGAAAAGAAGAGCTGATGTATCCAGGAATTACCCATATTTTGGTGGTCCCTAATGCGCCTTCATTTAGCAGTCATGTGGTATATGGCGGGGCGGATGGTACAACATAAGAAAGTCGGAATATCCAGTGTTATACAGATTTGTGTTCGGAATAATGGGTATGTGTTAATAGAGTGTAAAAAAGTTCATTTCTATAGCTTCTATACCTTGTACGGATATGATAAGATAACAAGGGTTGTCATTCATTTTCATGCTTTTTACATATGAATGGCTCTGTATTCACGGTAATTTTATGTAAAGGGGTTTAAAACAATGAAGTTGAGAAAAAAGGACATATTCTTTGAGACGCTGGAAAATATGGCCGATACTATTGTCCAAGCTGCAGATTATTTTGCTCAGAATATCACTGATCTCCGGAATAATGTTGATAATTTCGCTGCAGAGATGAAAAAGTACGAATCCCAATGTGATACTTACACTCACACCGTTATCAAAGAATTGAACAAGACGTTTATTACGCCGCTTGAACGTGACGACATTATGGACTTGATCACAAGCATGGATGATGTCATCGATGGTCTGGAGGCATCCGCCTCACGTTTCTATATGTACAACCTTCTTGACCCGGATGAATACATTGTACAATTCGCCGAAATCCTTCGTCAGTGTGCTTATGAAATCCAAAAAGCGGTTCATTTGCTCTCCCAGAAGAAATTGTTGGCGATCCGTGAATATACAATCCGTCTGAATGACCTTGAGAATCAAGGGGACGAAGTGCTGCGTATTTGTACTAAGGTCCTGTTCGAAACTGTAAAAGACCCGATTGAGCTGATTAAACGCAAGGAACTGTATGAGCGGCTCGAGACCACTACAGACAAATGTGAAGATGTAGCCAACATGTTGGAATCGATCATCATGCGCAACTCATAAGGGGTACTAGAATATGGAAACATCTATATGGATTCTTGGAATTGTTATATTTCTCGCGCTTGCGTTTGACTTTATCAATGGATTCCATGATACGGCCAACGCAATTGCTACCTCTGTCTCGACACGTGCCTTAAAACCGCGAACAGCAATTATTATGGCAGCACTGATGAACTTTGTTGGGGCCTTGATGTTTACAGGTGTGGCCAAAAAAATCGGCGGAAGTATCACCGACCCGACCTTGCTTGAAAATGGGTTGGATATCATAATAGCCACGCTGATTGCTTCGATTATTTGGAATTTGATTACTTGGTGGCTCGGGATTCCATCCTCATCGTCTCATGCACTGATCGGCGCTTTAGCGGGTGCAGTATACGTGGGGGCAGGCTCAGCACACATCAATTGGGGCGGGTTTGTGGAAATTGTCGAAGGACTGATTTTCTCCCCAATCATTGCGTTTGTTATCGGTTATATTATCATGACCATCCTGAAATGGATCTTTGCTAAGCGTAGTCCACATACGGTCAACAAGGGCTTCCGCTCTATGCAAGTCCTTACGGCAGCGTTACAGTCGTTCACACATGGTACAAATGATGCGCAAAAAGCGATGGGGATCATTACTTTTGCACTCGTTACCTCAGGACGTCAAGAAACTATGGATGTTATCCCTTTGTGGGTTAAGATAGCTGCAGCTACGGCTATGGCGCTCGGTACCTCCATTGGCGGTTGGAAGATTATTAAGACTATGGGTACGAAGATTTTTAAAATCGAACCTATTAACGGTTTCGCGGCTGATATTTCCGCGGCATCTGTTATTTTCTCAGCAACGCTGCTGCATTTGCCAGTAAGCTCAACGCATGCGATCACATCAGCGATCCTTGGGGTTGGCTCTGCCAAACGTTTCTCTGCAGTGAAATGGGGAGTAGCCGGACGTATTGTGGTCACTTGGTTCATCACGATTCCAATCAGTGCGGTATTAGCAGGTCTGATTTTCAAAATCATTTTTTAAACACCCTTTAATAAAGATGTCAGTTAGCCATTGGGCTGCGGACATCTTTTTTTGTTGTGTGGACATGAGGAGAGTGAAGAATATACGGTATAAATCCCGTAGAAATGGCGGAAATCGGCGTTGGAGGGAGAATGTACGGTATAAATCCCGTAGAAATGACGGAGTTAGGCGTTGGAGGGAGAATGTACGGTATATATCCCGTAGAAATGGCGGAGTTTGGCGTTGGAGGGAGAATGTACGGTATAAATCCCGTAGAAATGATGGAGTTTGGCGATGGAGGGGGAATGTACGGTATAAATCCCGTAGAAATGACGAAGTCTGGAGTTGGAGGGGGAATGTACGGTATAAATCCCGTAGAAATATGGAGTTTGGTGATGGAGGGGGAATGTACGGTATAAATCCCGTAGAAATGACGGAGTTTGGCGTTGGAGGGGGAATGTACGGTATAAATCCCGCAGAAATGATGGAGTTTGGCGATGGAGGGGGAATGTACGGTATAAATCCCGTAGAAATGACGAAGTCTGGAGTTGGAGGGGGAATGTACGGTATAAATCCCGTAGAAGTGATGAAGTTTGGCGTCGGACGGGGAATGTACGGTATAAATCCCGTAGAAATGATGGAGTTTGGCGTCGGAGGGAGAATGTACGGTATAAATCCCGTAGAAATGACGGAGTTTGGCGTCGGAGGGAGAATGTACGGTATAAATCCCGTAGAAATGATGGAGTTTGGCGATGGAGGGGGAATGTACGGTATAACTCCCGTAGAAATGGCGGAGTTTGGCGATGGAGGGAGAATGTACGGTATAAATCCCGTAGAAATGATGGAGTTTGGCGATGGAGGGGGAATGTACGGTATAAATCCCGCTGAATTTACGAAATTCGAGGGTGGTGACAAAAAGAAGAGCATAACTGCCCTAGAATTGGAGACACTTCGTCGAAGAAGCAGAAAGAAAGGCATAAATGCCTTAGAATGACGGCACCTGACTTGTATGAAGGTGGACCAGCCTAACTAAACACATTTCAAGGGAACCCAACGCATCTTAATCCAGCCCATCGTAACGTAACCTTGCACAAACTAACTCAGCCCAGTCCAACTTACCTCATTTCAGCAGAATCCAGCGCACCGAAGTTCAGCCCTGCACAAAGTAACCTAGCCAAAGTTAACTCAGTATAGTCCCACGTAACACATTTCAAGGGAACCCAGCGCACCTTAATCCAGCCCATCGTAACGTAACCTTGCACAAGCTAACTCAGCCCAGTCCAAATTACCTTATTTCAGCAAAATCCAGCGCACCGAAGTCCAGCCCTGCGCAAAGTAACCTAGTACAAACTAACTCAGCCCAGTCCCGCGTAACACATTTCAACGGAACCCAGTGCACCTTAATCCAGTCCATCGTAAAGTAACCTAGATCCAACTAACTCAACGCAGCCCAACTTACCTCATTTCAGCAGAATCCAGCGCACCGAAGTCCAGCCCTGTACAAAGTAACCTAGCCAAAGTTAACTCAGCATAGTCCCACGTAACACATTTCAAGGAAACCCAGCGCACCTTAATCCAGTCCATCGCAAAGTAACCTAGTACAAACTAACTCAGCCCAATCCATCGTAACGCAACCTAGCTCAAATTAACTCAACATAGCCTAACCCAACCCAACCCAACCCAACCCAACCCAACCCAACCCAACCCAACCCTCTTCCTTTCTCCCTGCTTTTCTGCCGTCCATGAGCATCGCTATATTCACAGTATCCTGCCCGGAACTTTACATGTACGATGCAAGGATTGCATCCCAATCCCACAAATCACTACCAGCCCAAAGTAAAACATATGTTACTTACGTTAAATGAACGCTAGGCGATGGACTCAATCTTTTGCGAATTCAAGTCCAGCTTGCTTACGATCGAAGGGTTGTTTACCATCCCCAAAGGAGCACTTTTTCACCAACTAATTAGTAAAAATAGCGATAGTAATTCACAGCTATGAATTCATCTCACTCATAAACCCGATACCGACAGCGAGAATAAAGACAGCTCGCCCCTGCGCAACCAACCAAGCACAGATGAATCGAGCATTAACGAACGACGAAGCACCAAATGTTTCTTAGTCTAGCTTAAGA
It contains:
- a CDS encoding inorganic phosphate transporter, producing the protein METSIWILGIVIFLALAFDFINGFHDTANAIATSVSTRALKPRTAIIMAALMNFVGALMFTGVAKKIGGSITDPTLLENGLDIIIATLIASIIWNLITWWLGIPSSSSHALIGALAGAVYVGAGSAHINWGGFVEIVEGLIFSPIIAFVIGYIIMTILKWIFAKRSPHTVNKGFRSMQVLTAALQSFTHGTNDAQKAMGIITFALVTSGRQETMDVIPLWVKIAAATAMALGTSIGGWKIIKTMGTKIFKIEPINGFAADISAASVIFSATLLHLPVSSTHAITSAILGVGSAKRFSAVKWGVAGRIVVTWFITIPISAVLAGLIFKIIF
- a CDS encoding DODA-type extradiol aromatic ring-opening family dioxygenase, with the protein product MKLPSFFIAHGSPLLALEDNEYTRFLERLGQELEAPRGIVVFSAHWDSPEQLLTVDELHETQHDFYGFPEEVYTLTYPAPGDPALTRRISELFKDNNLSHQPVLGRGLDHGVWVILKKMFPNADIPVVALSVDSLRSPKEQYNIGRMLAPLRDEGILLIGSGGLVHNLRMLSESEQPEDWALEFDAWIAKGLEAWDLPSLFAYEKKAPHVRDAVPSYGREHFAPLFYAMGTADGSRKAERIFQAYQYGTLSLNCWKLD
- a CDS encoding DUF47 domain-containing protein produces the protein MKLRKKDIFFETLENMADTIVQAADYFAQNITDLRNNVDNFAAEMKKYESQCDTYTHTVIKELNKTFITPLERDDIMDLITSMDDVIDGLEASASRFYMYNLLDPDEYIVQFAEILRQCAYEIQKAVHLLSQKKLLAIREYTIRLNDLENQGDEVLRICTKVLFETVKDPIELIKRKELYERLETTTDKCEDVANMLESIIMRNS
- a CDS encoding DUF3048 domain-containing protein — protein: MKVNCSSSRLLSAIVLTTLLLSACGTQSANNEITPTQQPTAEPTPIETIQPSPTIDPAAELVSGLTGLPVSEDSLPRPLAVMINNAPAARPQSGVSEADILYEILAEGGITRLIGIFQSHTGVVKIGPIRSIRPYLLDIGESYGGVTVHAGGSPAAYAILQKEKKEDMDEIGRAGAYFWRDKARKAPHNLYSNAAKLREGAEKLGFAQSVKVPGYLFNNPDYIPADGEKAAEFSINYLLKSYKVDYKYDPKRQTYQRYVNDKPHLDLNNDNPVEAANVMVIGADHKVLDDVGRLQIDVELGGEALLFQRGQVTQGRWSREPGDVIRFVRDGKEELMYPGITHILVVPNAPSFSSHVVYGGADGTT